Genomic window (Sediminispirochaeta smaragdinae DSM 11293):
ATTGGGTAAATTCGAAGATATCGAAGGGTTTTTCGAACACCGCATCAATATGAAACTGCCTGGCAAGTCCCTTCATTGAATCGCGATCGGTAGAAATTTTTCCGGTAATGGCAATAACTTTTAGGTTTTCATTTTTAAGCCGCAGATCCATAAGCGTTTCAAGTCCACCCTTATGCGGCATTACCATATCGATGATCAAAAGATCCACGGGATACTCTTCCAGAATTCTGATTGTTTCATTTCCGTCTGAGGCTTCAAAAAACGAATGAGGGCCATGTGCAAGACTTCTTTTTATCAGATCGCGAACATATATTTCATCATCGGCGATCAATATTTGCGCCATTGTTGTTCTCCTTTGAACAATTTTTATTTCTTATATTATAGCTCATCTTTCAATATTAATCGAGGTTTAAGGGTATCTGCTATCAAAGAACTTAGTGTCTCTATGGAATAGGGTTTTGGCAAAAAAGCGGCGGCTCCCGCTTCTATTCCCTCACTGATTTGTTCGTCCCCGGAATTTCCGCTTGTAAGAATCACCGGAAGCGATGGAACCTCTTTCTGGATGGCTTTCA
Coding sequences:
- a CDS encoding response regulator, with protein sequence MAQILIADDEIYVRDLIKRSLAHGPHSFFEASDGNETIRILEEYPVDLLIIDMVMPHKGGLETLMDLRLKNENLKVIAITGKISTDRDSMKGLARQFHIDAVFEKPFDIFEFTQSVESLLEK